A stretch of DNA from Oryza brachyantha chromosome 9, ObraRS2, whole genome shotgun sequence:
AATGGACGGCAGTGATCCCGCGACGAGGCCTCTCTTCTTTGACCGACCGGCAATGGAGGCGGCCACCTCACCGCGAGGtggccggtggtggtggtgggctcTGCGCTGCAGTGCCCCACGCCCCCACCTCTCCTctgcctccgcgccgcgccattGCGCCTCCCTTGCATTTAAACCCAGAACAAATCCAAACGCCGCACagtaacacacacacacgctcTCACTCTCTCAGCTCACACACACTACTGGGCGCTAGCaatggcgcggcggccgctggTGTCCGTGTtgggggtggtggtgctcGTCTGcgtggcggcgtcgtcgtcgccggtggggGTCCGGGCGGCGCGGTTCGTGTGCaacgcgacggcgccgcgggcGTCGACGTGCCAGGCGCTGGTGGCGTACGCGCCGCCCAACGCCAccacgctcgccgccgtgcgggcGCTCTTCCAGCTCCGCTCCCACCGCGCGCTGCTGGCGGCCAACGGGCTGCCgctctccacgccgccgtccgcgccggcgccctcGCCGCTGCGGGTCCGCCTCCCGTGCCTCTGCTCCGGCGGGGCCGGGGCCACGTTCCAGCGCCCCACCTACCGCATCCGCGCCGGGGACACCCTCGACGCCATCGCGCGGGGTGTCTTCGCGGGCCTCGTCACCTTCCAggacatcgccgccgccaacaacGTCTCTGACCCCAACAAGATTGCCGTCGGCCAGGAGCTCTGGATCCCCGTGCCCTGCAGCTGCGACCCCGTCGGCGGCCAGCCGGTGGTGCACTACACCTACGTCGTGCCGCCCGGCAGCTCCGTCGCCAGCATCGCGCAGGACTTCGCCACCACGGAGGCCACCGTCCTCACCTTGAACAAGATGCCCGACGCCAAGAGCCTTCTCGCCGGCCAGGTCCTTGATGTGCCGCTCCGAGGTAGGACCAAAAAAaacctctttttttctctagcTCCTTTTGATCTGTACTTCTACCAGCCACTTCACTTAAAATGTCTTCTAAAaacaaccttttttttaaaaggaaaaatgtcTTCTAAAGGTTGTTTGCTTTGCAATGTTTTTTAGTATCTCGCTGCTATTGCCTCCAAGATACTGTATCTAGTTAAGCTCTGAACCTTTTTGCATATCCTTTTGTCTTAAAGAACTTTTTCTGCTCCTTTATTACTACTTGTTACTAGTGCATTGTGCCTTTTTTAACTCTTTATTGGCGCatccaaaaaaatacatggtGCAAATAGCTGCTGCCGATGTGCAGCTGCatttatacaatgttttttttttctgaattcttTAGGTTCTTTGTGCTGGATGAGGTAGAGAATTACTCAATTAGAAATGCTAAGCCGTGGGCTGATCAAAGTTCTATCTCCTTTTTGCTCCTCTTTGCATATTTTAGTACTGACCATTCCCCGCACCTAACAATGCTCAGGAGTTGCTTTTCACATTATTTTGCCTAATTGGTTTGAAAAGGTGTGCTTGTGAATGGGCATAAAAAGATGCACTAAAATACAGCCTTCCAACTTGTTTGCTGCTGCAGCTTTTGTTAGTTAGCAAGTTGCAGCTCATAATTATCCCTTGACCTGGAATCAGTTGAGGGACCGACTAATTGAAGGGTCTTGTTGCCTGTAGGAACTTGAATGTATTGTAATGGAAAACAATGACTCCTACTGACATGCCCACTGAAGTACTGTTAGTGGTCATAGTTCTGGTCTTCTGGATAAAAGCTGTTAAACATGCCTGCTGCTTATTGGATCTGAAGTTAGAACATTTCC
This window harbors:
- the LOC102721768 gene encoding chitin elicitor-binding protein, which encodes MARRPLVSVLGVVVLVCVAASSSPVGVRAARFVCNATAPRASTCQALVAYAPPNATTLAAVRALFQLRSHRALLAANGLPLSTPPSAPAPSPLRVRLPCLCSGGAGATFQRPTYRIRAGDTLDAIARGVFAGLVTFQDIAAANNVSDPNKIAVGQELWIPVPCSCDPVGGQPVVHYTYVVPPGSSVASIAQDFATTEATVLTLNKMPDAKSLLAGQVLDVPLRACSSAISNTAIDRNLLVPNGSYILTANNCIMCGCSSYTWQLDCQPTQGISSSFCPAAKCGDMFLGNTTTSPTSSCESTTCSYAGYTNSTSFSILANLTASSTCNAASMSPMSQPAHSSAFGLAPTWLRWTELIVCLHIILQCAGFLNHV